One part of the Streptomyces nigra genome encodes these proteins:
- a CDS encoding DUF6233 domain-containing protein: protein MFDDLPPDLDRLRTLRVWHALWVQRIDAKIAALQRRQAEEENGRRRRPRPPEWIVELGIGADRSPVQVHAGDCHMAGERRRAVSRDEARRLLATGLEGCSHCRPAARLHIIE from the coding sequence GTGTTCGATGACCTGCCGCCCGACCTGGACCGACTGCGCACGCTGCGCGTCTGGCACGCCCTGTGGGTCCAGCGCATCGACGCCAAGATCGCGGCGCTGCAGCGGCGCCAGGCCGAGGAGGAGAACGGCCGGCGGCGCCGCCCCCGGCCCCCGGAGTGGATCGTCGAGCTCGGCATCGGTGCCGACCGCTCCCCCGTCCAGGTCCATGCCGGCGACTGCCATATGGCGGGCGAGCGGCGCCGGGCGGTGAGCCGGGACGAGGCGCGCCGGCTGCTCGCGACCGGCCTGGAGGGTTGCAGCCACTGCCGCCCGGCGGCCCGGCTGCACATCATCGAGTGA
- a CDS encoding helix-turn-helix transcriptional regulator — protein MARQELARFLRDRRAGLLPHEVGLTATGGVRRTPGLRREEMAELAHMSVDYYTRLEQARGPRPSPRILDGLARALRLTPAERSHLFRLAGADVPPARTAVRRVRPHVARMLDRLPLTAAVVTDAAYGVVAWNPLARALLGGDFERRPANLARRRFLGEGAAYTDSGAEEFGHIVVARLRRAADRYPDDPELTALLAELHAGSEEFRRIWRTRPVHAPGHRTKTFEHPEAGPLRLNCDVLLVPEDDQEVVLITGDPGSPTTRALRELAGQ, from the coding sequence ATGGCGCGGCAGGAACTCGCCCGCTTCCTGCGGGACCGCCGGGCCGGACTGCTCCCGCACGAGGTGGGGCTCACGGCGACGGGCGGCGTCCGCCGTACGCCGGGTCTGCGGCGCGAGGAGATGGCCGAGCTCGCCCATATGTCCGTCGACTACTACACACGGCTGGAGCAGGCCCGGGGGCCACGGCCCTCGCCCCGGATCCTCGACGGGCTGGCCCGTGCGCTGCGTCTCACCCCGGCCGAGCGCAGCCATCTGTTCCGGCTGGCCGGGGCAGACGTACCGCCCGCCCGTACCGCCGTACGACGGGTGCGGCCGCACGTGGCCCGGATGCTGGACCGGCTGCCGCTCACCGCGGCCGTCGTCACCGACGCGGCGTACGGTGTCGTGGCCTGGAACCCGCTGGCCCGGGCGCTGCTCGGCGGCGACTTCGAACGCCGGCCGGCCAATCTGGCCCGGCGCCGCTTCCTGGGGGAGGGCGCGGCGTACACGGACTCCGGTGCCGAGGAGTTCGGGCACATCGTCGTGGCGCGGCTGCGCCGGGCCGCCGACCGCTACCCGGACGACCCGGAGCTGACGGCCCTGCTCGCCGAACTGCACGCCGGGAGCGAGGAGTTCCGGCGGATCTGGCGGACGCGTCCCGTGCACGCGCCCGGCCATCGCACGAAGACGTTCGAACACCCCGAGGCCGGTCCGCTCCGGCTGAACTGCGACGTGCTGCTCGTGCCCGAGGACGACCAGGAGGTCGTTCTCATCACCGGCGATCCCGGGTCGCCCACCACGCGCGCCCTGCGCGAACTGGCGGGGCAGTGA
- a CDS encoding SDR family oxidoreductase produces the protein MNDRTALVTGANKGIGKHIARLLAAEGFTVYVGSRDPERGRRAVEEIGAAARPVVLDVTDPGTVEGAASRIDRLDVLVNNAGISPSLAPPTDTGAEEFRRTYETNVYGVVTVTNAFLPALRRSPRPRIVNVSSGTGSLTWSTHPNPQFTPGNGAGAAYRSSKAALNALTVFYAQTLAEDGFKVNALAPGLRATDLNPRAATGGDPAEAARGAVHLALLPADGPTGGFFSWDGTPVPW, from the coding sequence ATGAACGATCGCACAGCTCTGGTCACCGGTGCCAACAAGGGCATCGGCAAGCACATCGCCCGGCTCCTCGCGGCCGAGGGCTTCACCGTGTACGTCGGCTCCCGCGACCCGGAACGCGGACGGCGGGCCGTCGAGGAGATCGGTGCCGCCGCCCGACCTGTCGTCCTGGACGTGACGGACCCGGGCACCGTCGAAGGTGCCGCGTCCCGGATCGACCGCCTGGACGTCCTCGTCAACAACGCCGGCATCTCACCGTCGCTCGCCCCGCCCACCGACACCGGCGCCGAGGAGTTCCGGCGCACCTACGAGACCAACGTCTACGGCGTGGTGACGGTGACCAACGCCTTCCTGCCCGCCCTGCGCCGCTCCCCGCGCCCCCGGATCGTCAACGTCTCCAGCGGGACGGGGTCCCTGACGTGGAGCACGCACCCCAACCCGCAGTTCACGCCGGGCAACGGGGCCGGTGCCGCGTACCGCTCCTCGAAGGCGGCGCTGAACGCCCTCACCGTCTTCTACGCGCAGACGCTGGCCGAGGACGGCTTCAAGGTCAACGCGCTCGCCCCCGGCCTGCGGGCCACCGATCTCAACCCCAGGGCAGCGACGGGCGGCGACCCGGCCGAGGCCGCCCGGGGCGCCGTGCACCTGGCCCTGCTCCCGGCCGACGGCCCGACGGGCGGCTTCTTCTCCTGGGACGGGACACCTGTGCCCTGGTGA
- a CDS encoding VOC family protein, with translation MPLQLAAITLDCPDPLALAAFYQRATGLELHPRSDADFAGLEGEHGLVIGFQRVDDYQAPSWPGQDQPQQLHLCFRIGDEDLGEVEARLREFGAGRPDHQSHGDRARVLTDPVGHPFCISVG, from the coding sequence ATGCCCCTGCAGTTGGCTGCGATCACGCTCGACTGCCCCGACCCACTGGCGCTGGCCGCCTTCTACCAGCGGGCCACCGGGCTGGAGTTGCACCCGAGATCCGACGCCGACTTCGCGGGTCTCGAAGGGGAGCACGGGCTCGTCATCGGCTTCCAGCGGGTGGACGACTATCAGGCGCCGAGCTGGCCGGGCCAGGATCAGCCGCAGCAACTGCACCTGTGCTTCCGCATCGGTGACGAGGACCTGGGCGAAGTCGAGGCGCGGCTGCGGGAGTTCGGGGCGGGCCGGCCCGATCATCAGTCGCACGGGGACAGGGCCCGGGTCCTCACCGATCCTGTCGGGCACCCCTTCTGTATCAGCGTCGGCTGA
- a CDS encoding MBL fold metallo-hydrolase encodes MTTEPVRKLTYDTLLARREGVVRDLPESGDEGSDLRWVMNSATLIQGERDAVLVDTFTTIEQNEQLIEWIRGHERNLTHIYVTHGHGDHLFGIGQLAAAFPGVRAVATAGTVAGARLQTADDYIEGFWGRLFPGRIPDAVVPDELEGDRILLEGHELRVIETGHTDTAGSTVLWAPDAGLVVAGDVVYNNTHMYLAETDAASRAEWAAALRRVQGLGADHVVAGHKHPDHDDDPVVVQQSIDYLADIEKTLASTADAVEFYRTMLARHPHRANPGSLWGAAKTLKPSK; translated from the coding sequence ATGACGACGGAACCCGTGAGGAAACTGACGTACGACACACTGCTGGCGCGCCGTGAGGGGGTGGTCCGTGACCTTCCGGAGAGCGGCGACGAGGGCTCTGATCTGCGCTGGGTGATGAACTCGGCGACTTTGATCCAGGGTGAACGCGATGCCGTGCTCGTCGACACGTTCACGACGATCGAGCAGAACGAGCAGCTGATCGAGTGGATCAGGGGCCATGAACGGAACCTCACGCACATCTACGTCACGCACGGCCACGGCGACCATCTGTTCGGCATCGGGCAGCTGGCCGCGGCGTTCCCCGGAGTGCGGGCCGTCGCGACGGCCGGGACCGTCGCCGGCGCGCGTCTCCAGACCGCGGACGACTACATCGAGGGGTTCTGGGGCCGGCTCTTCCCCGGGCGGATCCCGGACGCGGTCGTCCCGGACGAGCTGGAGGGCGACCGCATCCTCCTGGAAGGGCACGAGCTGAGGGTGATCGAGACCGGTCACACCGACACGGCCGGCAGCACCGTGCTGTGGGCTCCCGACGCCGGGCTCGTCGTCGCCGGCGATGTCGTCTACAACAACACCCACATGTACCTCGCCGAGACCGACGCCGCCTCGCGCGCCGAGTGGGCGGCCGCGCTGCGCAGGGTCCAGGGCCTCGGTGCGGACCACGTCGTCGCCGGTCACAAGCACCCCGACCACGACGACGACCCGGTCGTCGTCCAGCAGTCGATCGACTACCTCGCCGACATCGAGAAGACCCTGGCGAGCACGGCCGACGCGGTCGAGTTCTACCGCACGATGCTGGCCCGCCACCCGCATCGCGCCAACCCCGGCTCGCTCTGGGGCGCGGCGAAGACGCTCAAGCCGTCGAAGTGA
- a CDS encoding TetR/AcrR family transcriptional regulator codes for MGRASKAQAQENRQRVVETASRLFREQGTQVSVADLMKAVGLTHGGFYKQFASKEALVDEATAHAFEEFTRQYLPASGSDSAPDSDSGDTATQEGLTQEELIDVYLSAEHRDNAADGCPLAGFAPDRARATGDSEAHRVYAQGARDFAEALATEDQNGLTRLSTLVGALTLARATKGTPISDEILDAARAALTESD; via the coding sequence ATGGGCCGCGCCTCGAAGGCTCAGGCACAGGAGAACCGACAGCGGGTCGTGGAGACCGCCTCCCGGCTGTTCCGCGAACAGGGCACGCAGGTCAGCGTCGCCGACCTGATGAAGGCCGTCGGCCTCACCCACGGCGGCTTCTACAAGCAGTTCGCCTCCAAAGAGGCCCTCGTCGACGAGGCGACGGCCCACGCCTTCGAGGAGTTCACGCGGCAGTACTTGCCCGCGTCCGGCTCCGACTCTGCCCCCGACTCCGACTCCGGAGACACCGCCACTCAAGAAGGCCTCACCCAGGAGGAGTTGATAGACGTCTACCTCTCCGCCGAGCACCGGGACAACGCGGCGGACGGCTGCCCGCTCGCCGGGTTCGCCCCCGATCGGGCGCGCGCCACCGGCGACTCGGAGGCGCATCGCGTGTACGCGCAGGGCGCGCGCGACTTCGCCGAGGCGCTCGCGACCGAGGATCAGAACGGCCTCACCCGGCTGTCCACCCTGGTCGGCGCCCTCACCCTCGCCCGGGCCACCAAGGGCACACCCATCTCCGACGAGATCCTCGACGCCGCCCGCGCGGCACTGACGGAAAGCGACTGA
- a CDS encoding alpha/beta fold hydrolase, with protein MRTETTAGLLAPGPHEVVVDGLTQRYHVHGSGPICLAVPGGPGVAWDSLRAPDLEASLTMVYVEPLGTGGSQHLASHPHGYTRERYTRSLLGLLDRLALPQVFLLGHSHGGFVSQHFALHHPDRLHGLVLYDSAPVTGPEHGAEAAARVGEFVQRHQGQAELPAALAALQNVGACTDDETITAALRGLVPLYFARYWDREDEFRHFRETLTCTYVSSLDENGEPDLVDDRAHLPELTVPTLVVVGRHDIICGPRWARELHALIPGSRLVVLEDSGHLGHVEEPEAFASAVRTFVASTQTGEELRTVGAVPEDLRDVVGPVLLPGMDGYAAECATFNLNHAYQPAIVVAAACEADVRKAVRFAAGQGMPIAVKSAGHQFAGAAAGALLITTERMKRMSVDPEARAVRAEAGLRWSEVLPHTARAGLTPIAGSAPEVGVVGYTLGGGHSPLLGRSHGYAADHVRRMNVVTADGELRTVTPDNEPDLFWALLGGKGNFGVVTEIEFDVFRVTRFYGGGLYFSGEDLAPVLETWRSWVPKAPEEMTSSLAVQRLPDLPALPPPLRGAFVVHVRIGYLGSQEDAERLIAPLRASAPVLLDAVGEKPITSLGEIHSDPVDPMPYVERSVALREFPRKAAEVLVDLIGPGSDSRLAHFEIRSLGGALDREPRVANAVSVRGIPFVVVGFAVGGAERTDELREHLAEVVDGLAPWAADRSMVNFLSADEARDEEGVRAAFGPERYRRLSEVKRHYDPANLFRFQHNVLPA; from the coding sequence GTGCGTACAGAGACGACGGCCGGCCTGCTGGCACCCGGCCCTCACGAAGTGGTCGTGGACGGCCTGACCCAGCGCTACCACGTCCACGGCTCGGGCCCGATCTGCCTGGCCGTGCCCGGCGGACCGGGTGTCGCCTGGGACTCCCTGCGGGCCCCGGACCTCGAGGCGTCGCTCACCATGGTGTACGTGGAACCGCTGGGCACCGGCGGCTCGCAGCATCTCGCGTCACACCCGCACGGCTACACCCGCGAGCGCTACACCCGAAGCCTGCTGGGCCTGCTCGACCGGCTGGCCCTCCCCCAGGTCTTCCTGCTCGGCCACTCGCACGGCGGCTTCGTCTCACAGCACTTCGCCCTGCACCACCCGGACCGGCTCCACGGTCTGGTCCTGTACGACAGCGCTCCGGTGACGGGCCCCGAGCACGGCGCCGAAGCCGCGGCCCGGGTGGGCGAGTTCGTCCAGCGCCACCAGGGACAGGCCGAACTTCCCGCGGCGCTCGCCGCCCTCCAGAATGTCGGCGCCTGCACGGACGACGAGACGATCACAGCGGCCCTTCGCGGCCTCGTGCCGCTCTACTTCGCACGCTACTGGGACCGCGAGGACGAGTTCCGCCACTTCCGCGAGACGCTCACATGCACGTATGTGTCCTCCCTGGACGAGAACGGAGAACCCGACCTCGTCGACGACCGGGCGCACCTCCCGGAGTTGACGGTGCCGACCCTGGTCGTGGTCGGCCGGCACGACATCATCTGCGGCCCACGGTGGGCACGGGAACTGCACGCCCTGATACCCGGGTCCCGACTGGTCGTCCTGGAGGACAGCGGGCATCTGGGCCACGTGGAGGAACCCGAGGCGTTCGCGAGCGCGGTACGCACGTTCGTGGCGTCGACGCAGACGGGCGAGGAGCTCCGCACTGTGGGCGCTGTCCCTGAGGACCTGCGGGACGTCGTCGGCCCCGTGCTGCTCCCCGGCATGGACGGCTATGCGGCCGAATGCGCCACCTTCAATCTGAACCATGCGTACCAGCCCGCCATTGTGGTGGCCGCGGCCTGCGAGGCCGACGTCCGCAAGGCGGTGCGGTTCGCCGCCGGACAGGGCATGCCGATCGCGGTGAAGTCCGCGGGGCACCAGTTCGCCGGGGCGGCGGCAGGCGCCCTGCTCATCACGACGGAGCGGATGAAGCGCATGTCGGTCGACCCCGAGGCGCGCGCCGTCCGGGCCGAGGCCGGGCTGCGTTGGAGCGAGGTGCTGCCGCACACCGCGCGTGCGGGTCTCACCCCGATCGCGGGTTCCGCTCCCGAGGTCGGGGTCGTCGGCTACACCCTGGGCGGTGGGCACAGCCCACTGCTCGGCCGGTCCCACGGATACGCGGCCGACCATGTGCGCCGTATGAACGTGGTGACAGCGGACGGGGAACTGCGCACGGTGACGCCGGACAACGAACCGGACCTGTTCTGGGCCCTGCTCGGCGGCAAGGGCAACTTCGGCGTGGTGACGGAGATCGAGTTCGATGTGTTCCGGGTGACCCGCTTCTACGGCGGCGGCCTCTACTTCTCCGGCGAGGATCTGGCGCCGGTGCTGGAGACCTGGCGGTCGTGGGTGCCCAAGGCGCCGGAGGAGATGACGTCGTCGCTGGCCGTCCAGCGGCTCCCGGACCTGCCGGCGTTGCCGCCGCCCCTGCGGGGAGCTTTCGTCGTGCACGTGCGGATCGGCTACCTGGGTTCGCAGGAGGACGCTGAGAGACTCATCGCCCCGCTGCGCGCCTCGGCTCCCGTCCTGCTGGACGCGGTCGGCGAGAAGCCCATCACCTCGCTCGGGGAGATCCACAGTGATCCGGTGGACCCGATGCCGTACGTCGAACGGAGCGTGGCCCTGCGGGAGTTCCCCCGGAAGGCGGCGGAGGTCTTGGTAGATCTCATCGGCCCCGGATCGGACAGCAGGCTGGCGCATTTCGAGATCCGCTCGCTCGGCGGTGCCCTGGACCGGGAGCCGCGCGTCGCCAACGCGGTGTCCGTACGAGGGATCCCGTTCGTGGTCGTCGGATTCGCGGTCGGAGGAGCTGAGCGGACGGACGAACTGCGGGAGCACCTGGCGGAGGTCGTGGACGGACTGGCGCCATGGGCCGCGGACAGGAGCATGGTGAACTTCCTCTCAGCGGACGAGGCCAGGGACGAGGAGGGTGTGCGGGCGGCATTCGGGCCGGAGCGCTACCGGAGACTGTCCGAGGTGAAGCGTCACTACGACCCCGCCAACCTCTTCCGCTTCCAGCACAACGTCCTCCCCGCCTGA
- a CDS encoding TetR/AcrR family transcriptional regulator — protein sequence MVSRLESAAATRRALVEAAADLLDEGGPGAVTLRAVGTRADVSRGAPYGHFPDKEHLLAAVAARSWGQVGEGLDALIAAEHLPPTERLARALALLMDVGRRHPHAYALMFDAPSTASSEAIAAVSRTHDQFLSIVAGALADPERARPVGAMLLTSVHGIISFENGGLLETQKWHVTGDQLVEMVIRTAIAPQ from the coding sequence ATGGTCAGCCGATTGGAAAGTGCCGCAGCCACCCGGCGAGCGCTGGTCGAAGCTGCCGCCGATCTGCTGGACGAGGGCGGGCCCGGCGCGGTGACCCTGCGCGCCGTGGGGACCAGGGCAGACGTGTCTCGCGGTGCGCCGTACGGACATTTTCCGGACAAGGAGCACCTGCTCGCCGCGGTCGCAGCCAGGAGCTGGGGTCAGGTTGGCGAAGGTCTCGATGCACTCATTGCGGCGGAACATCTGCCGCCGACCGAGCGCCTGGCACGCGCACTGGCCCTCCTGATGGACGTCGGTCGGCGGCACCCACACGCCTATGCGTTGATGTTTGACGCGCCATCGACTGCATCCAGCGAAGCGATCGCTGCCGTGTCACGCACGCACGACCAGTTCCTTTCGATCGTCGCGGGCGCCCTGGCGGATCCAGAGCGCGCCCGGCCGGTCGGTGCGATGTTGCTGACCAGCGTGCACGGCATCATCAGCTTCGAGAACGGCGGTCTCCTGGAAACCCAGAAGTGGCATGTTACCGGCGATCAGCTTGTCGAAATGGTCATACGAACCGCAATCGCGCCTCAATGA
- a CDS encoding SDR family oxidoreductase: MTTSHEHSGMVLITGASTGMGAATARELARRGFHVLAGVRRPSDADTLRSAGLEPVFLDITNPEQIASVSKRIADDPAGRPLRAVINNAGIAINAPVEVLSMEEWQQQFDVNFFGHIAVTKAVLPALHASGGRVVNISSIGGRIAMPTYGAYAAAKFAMEAMSDSLRRELAPHGVQVVVVEPGGVKTEMTGHGIERANDTIATLSPTQRSRYGELLQAIINQATSFTDSGLSAEAAALVIAKAATARRPRTRYTIGRDAAVLTRLSRILSDKMLDRILAANLRPHYPKPHSA, from the coding sequence ATGACAACGTCACATGAGCACTCCGGGATGGTCCTGATTACTGGCGCGTCGACCGGCATGGGTGCCGCGACCGCCCGCGAGCTTGCCCGCCGCGGCTTTCATGTTCTGGCAGGCGTCCGGCGCCCATCCGACGCCGACACGCTGCGGAGCGCGGGACTGGAGCCGGTGTTCCTGGACATCACCAATCCCGAACAGATCGCCTCAGTTTCCAAACGTATCGCCGACGACCCGGCAGGGCGACCGCTTCGCGCAGTGATCAACAACGCCGGCATCGCCATCAACGCGCCGGTCGAGGTGCTGTCGATGGAGGAGTGGCAACAGCAATTCGACGTGAACTTCTTCGGGCACATCGCGGTGACCAAAGCCGTCCTGCCCGCACTGCACGCCAGCGGCGGCCGGGTGGTGAACATCAGCTCCATCGGAGGCCGGATCGCGATGCCGACCTACGGCGCCTACGCCGCTGCGAAGTTCGCCATGGAAGCGATGAGCGACTCCCTGCGGCGGGAGCTCGCACCTCACGGCGTGCAGGTCGTGGTCGTCGAGCCCGGCGGGGTAAAGACTGAGATGACCGGCCACGGCATCGAGCGGGCGAACGACACCATTGCCACGTTGTCGCCGACCCAGCGCAGCCGCTACGGCGAGCTGCTGCAGGCGATCATCAACCAGGCGACATCGTTCACCGACTCCGGACTGTCCGCCGAGGCCGCTGCCCTGGTCATCGCCAAGGCCGCGACCGCCCGGCGCCCGCGCACCCGGTACACCATCGGGCGCGACGCGGCCGTACTCACCCGCCTGTCACGGATCCTCTCCGACAAGATGCTCGACCGTATCCTTGCCGCCAACCTTCGCCCCCATTACCCCAAACCGCACAGCGCCTGA